CAGACCCTGaggaagctgggaagcaggaatgtGGCATTACTGGGTAACCAGGACCCCCGAGTCCTCCCTCCTTGCCTCCCGCCAGACCAAGACACCAGAGGTCTGTGCTCTTTGGGGATTATCTCAAGGGCTTTGCTTGGGTGAAAGTTTGCCGCGCAGGGTCTCTGGGATCCCGTCGCTCTCTGACGCCCCCTCTGACTCCTGCCTGCCGCTGTGTCCCCTCCCGGACTAAGCGAGTGGATCCCGGCGGCGGCTACCTGGTTCCCCGTCTCCTTCCATCGCTGCAGAGGGCGGTCTCGAGAGGAGGAGGCGCCGGAGCGCTGCGGCGCGGCCCGAGTGCAGCGACGGGAAGTCCAGGCGCAGCCCGCGTCTAGGTCGGGTCCTGGCCGGCCGCGCCTCTTAAAGGCCCCCgcctccgcccccgccccgccttTGGCCGCTCCCCCGGATGCCCCGCAGTCCGGAGCGGCCGACCCGAGGCCTCAGGCTACCGGCTCCTCGGCAGATCCAGGGGGACGGGAAAGGTCAGGAGTCGGGACTTTTTGATGGGGGATCCTTTTGGGGGCGTCTCCCAGCTCCTGCCTCGCGTGGCTGCTGGAAGGAAGCTAGGAACCAAGGAGGGTGCGGGGTGCGGAGCGCGCGGCCCCGGAGGAGGGAGGGGGCGAACTCTCCTCCTTGCACCGCCGCCCGCGCAGCCCAGGTAATTTTCCTGCGTCGCGGCCGGGGGCGCGGCGCCGCTCGGGGCGGCCTggcggggggcggggcctggcgggagggggcggggccgcaCCCTCTGGCGACGGCGGCCCGAGGCCGGCTTGGTCCCGGAGGCCGAACGGGATCGTGCATCGGTGGCCGAGCGCAGGTTACCAGCAGGAGTGGGCGATGGAAGCGCTGTGGCTGGGGCGCGGGCGGGTCAGGGTCTGGCGGGCAGGCTTCGCTGCTCCCAGCCGCACTGCAGTGGGCGGAGGGAGGCCCCGCGAGGACAAGGCCCCGGCTGCGGCAGCGCGGGCGGGAACCGGGGGCTGGGATCGCCATCGATGCCTGGGGGCGCGAGCCCTGACTTTGGGGATATTTTAAAGCGACAGCGCGGAGCCCTGACTTTGGGGATATTTTTAAGCCACTGCGCGTGATGGGCGGCCTCAGGAGCGCTAATGGAGCTGGGGCTGAACCCACGAGACTGGGGCTGGGAGTAATGGGAGGGtctttccccttctcccacccttttCTCCAGTCCTGGTTAGGCAGACCATTTCCTGGACGGTCTTCAGAAGGTCCTTGAGCCGTCTGGACTTCCTTCCCATACGGTGATACTTATTCCCCTGCCCCCAAGCTCTCCCCCTCCTACGTTTTGAGAACAGGCTGGAGTGCTCTTCAAGGCTACCTATTGTTAGACTGTCTAGCCTATTGGAAAAGGCTAGCTCTAGAAGCCGAGAGGACTCAGGCTTCTTTCCCCTCTGCCCATGTCggtatgaccttgggcaggtcctTGAACCTCTCTGGGTTCTTCTTAACTTGCTTAAAGGCTGTTGTGAGGTACTagtgaaaaaaaaggtcaccttttATTTAGCAATTGCTGTCACTGGGCTCCTAGAACCCTCCCCTGGAGGTAAGTAAGTACTATTCCtgcacccattttacagagaggaaAACCGAAGCTTGGAGAGGCACAGTGAATTTCCTGAGATAGAACATGTCAGAGCTGGGATGGGAACCTCCCCCACGGCAGAATGCTGCAGATGCTGGGTCCTGTAATTCAGCTTTTCAATAATGGCAGGAGGGTGTCCAGAAGCCTCAAGCCATGGCTGTGGGAAACATCAACGAGCTGCCAGAGAGCATCCTGCTGGAGCTGTTCACACACATGCCCGCCCGCCAGCTGCTGCTGCACTGCCGCCTTGTCTGTAGCCTCTGGCGTGACCTCATCGACCTCGTGACCCTCTGGAAGCGCAAGTGCCTGCGAGAGGGCTTCATCACTGAGGACTGGGATCAGCCTGTGGCCGACTGGAAGATCTTCTACTTCCTACGCAGCCTCCACAGGAATCTCCTGCACAACCCATGTGCTGAAGGTGGGGTGCAGAGTGGGTCTGGCgtgcccccaacacacacactgtcatgatgccagctaacatttattaagcacttataaTGATCCAGGCACTTTGGTTTAATTCCTTTAATCATCTCACAGTTCCTAAGAGGCAGGTCATGTTTCATGGACCCATTTTTCAGCTGGGCAAACTAAGGTAAAGAGTAGCATTCTTTACTCCACTTCTAAGATTATTTCCCCAGTGACTTTCCCTAGGAGAGGGAATGTTGGCCAATTTGTGACTGATGCACAAGACACCAGACCAGGAAGTCTCTAGGACTAGGCCTACTAGACTGTCCCAGAGAGCAAAGGGGGCTTTGCTTACGGAAGAATGAGGGACCCAGTTTTTTTTCCAGCACATTACAACAACAGGTAAAACAAGAGTGCTATAGTCATCCAGAGCCCCCTTTTATCCCTTGCTATGATGTAACTCATCGGCTAGACTCTGAAATGGGATGGGAACCTCATTCTCCATTATGTGGCCAAATTCTGGAGCAAATTGATGATAAAACTCCACACTTCCCAAAGCTTTCAGATGCTTACCTCACATAATTCTCCACTAACCATGTTCTTGACCAGCAGTTGGCACACCACAGTCCATGTGCCAGATTTGGCTCAGGAGCTAAGAATAGTTTTTGCGGTTTTaaagggttatttttttttttcattagtaaGAAAATAATTGTATTGAGTTATTTGAAAACAACCAAGTAATTATTGCTAAATGAAAAGATGAACCACAATTTGTAGCAAATCATCTaaacataattacaaagaagtaCTAAAATAATTTCCCAAGAAATTTATGTAGGCATTAAATAAAGAGAAACAATGAAAAACTTTGTGAAGTTATGACTGAAGGTAATACAGAGAGAAACAATTTAGGAAatttaattgtttaaaaagaTTATAGTTACTTTAACTTAAAATTTGCAATGCAATAAATattatattgaaataaaattttttttttaagggcatctctcatatttattgatcaaatggttgttaacaacaataaaattctgtataggggagtcaatgctcaatgcacaatcattaatccaccccaagcctaattttcgtcagtctccaatcttctgaagcataacgaacaagttcttacatggagaacaaattcttacatagtgaataagttacatggtgaacagtacaagggcagtcatcacagaaaccttcggttttgctcatgcattatgaactataaacagtcagttcaaatatgaatactcatttggtttttatacttgatttatatgtggataccacatttctctctttattattattaattttaataaaatgctgaagtggtaggtagatacaagataaaggtagaaaacatagtttagtgttgtaagagagcaaatgtagatgatcaggtgtgtgcctgtagactatgttaatccaagctagacaagggcaataaaacatccacgtatgcagaagatttctctcagaacggggggtgaggttctaagcctcacctctgttgatccccaatttctcacctgatgacccccctgcgactgtgcctgtcttaggttgttcctcccttgaggaatcttacccgtctctggctaaccagtcatcttccggggccatacagggaaatgtaaagttggtaagtgagagagaagccttattgtttgaaatggttagctttttatttctttgcatatttatgccctgtagcttctatgcccagcatttgtcttgaggtatctttaccacttggaagaattatgatactcggtaaatttgatatgaggcacaaattctatttaagggttgtaattaggaaggaagaagaaaagctatagaagtagcaggtggaagaaaacatgggaagattgattatttctttgacatatcttcttgtagagtaacttcagcatgtataggttttaagctactacttaaattgcacacacactttaacataataggagtatagttacataaccaaagcatatctgtaattaccagccatctccagtgaaaccaagaaaaccagttaggcaccttaggcatttgtgaaaacttatctatgatatggtggatattgtccaactgaacttgaacagtctgagagaaatcagacaaattaaaacaacccattcctggggaatgttcacatcccttatgttcttttaacagtaaatagtctgtagttgtaagattttggagcgctacaatttgcacttctcctaattcttggttgagttctaacagtatagatccagtcaaattcgttgttttactgtatgcacaggccagcttagatatctccttcttcattcttatggcaagtccaggagctggtgggatgactgcatctacagctgtagcagtgcgtggatctttgttggggttttttgatgatcatcttctggcatgagtcttccagagagtgctgatgttggaagttctctttcatatcgtatcttagttcattttcggggtagcccaattaggctttgatcttctgtataaacacaaacagaccctttgcctacacttttatatgccctttatacccttttgtagaactcactggaggttaccacacaggaactgcccctttttttttgtttgttttgttttgtttttggtatcactaatctacacttacatgacgaatattatgtttactaggctctcccctataccaggtctcccctataaacccctttacagtcactgtccatcagcatagcaaaatgttgtagaatcactacttgccttctctgtgttgtacagccctcccctttctcctaccccaccatgcatgctaatcttaatacccccctacttctcccccctcttatccctccctacccacccatcctccccagtccctttccctttggtacctgttagtccattcttgagttctgtgattctgctgctgttttgttccttcagtttttcctttgttcttatactccacagatgagtgaaatcatttggtatttctctttctccgcttggcttgtttcactgagcataataccttaaagggttatttttaaaaagactatgcAATAGAGAGACTATGTAGCCCCCAAAACCTAAAATGTTTTGGCCCTTTCCATTCCAGAAAATGTTTGTTAGTTCCTGTTCTTGATCCTGGTTTACAGGGGACGAAAACAAGGCTCAAAGAGGGAAAGCAGCTTCCTTAAGGTCTCACAGTCCAGTATTGGTAGAGCTCAAACTAGCCCCAGATCTGCTGGGTCAGTGTTCTCCATCACAGAAGGGGTCTGGTCATTCTCATCATCATACGTCTTGGGATTCCCAGTAGAGATCACTGaccatggtgcctggcacacaggaagtaCCTAATACAAGGTGGGCATAATTGATCTGTGTTGTCCCACTGCATAAGGCTTGAGGGCAGCTGCCAgatccagagagcagagctgggaggaagggGCGTGGGGGACATAACCACTGAGGGGCTTCCCTTTGACAGGAACTCTGCTTTCCCACCAGAGGGATTTGAATTCTGGAGCCTGGACGTGAATGGAGGTGATGAATGGAAGGTGGAAGATCTCTCTGGAGACCAAAGGAAGGAATTCCCCAATGACCAGGTCAAGAAATACTTCGTGACTTCTTATTAGTAAGATCCAAGACCATGGGTCTCAAGGTGGGGGGAAGCCCAAGTCAGTTCACCCTGGGTTCTCTCCTGCTCTGAAAGGGGCAGCCCTAGCTCCCCAGTGCCCTAGTGGtgagccccagcccctcccaccctTCTGCCTGCCCCTAGCACCTGCCTCAAGTCCCAGGTGGTGGACCTCAAAGCCGAAGGGTATTGGGAGGAGCTGATGGACACCACACGGCCGGACATCAAGGTCAAGGACTGGTGAGTGCCCGGGGCAAGGGTCTGGGTGGGGGGGCCTGCCATTCAGGCACCCTGCCCCCCATCTCTGAGGCCCTGATTGGCTCTCCCTCTGCTTGTAGGTTCGCAGCCAGACCAGACTGCGGTTCCAAGTACCAGCTGTGTGTTCAGCTTCTGTCATCGGCGCATGCGCCTCTGGGGACCTTCCAGCCAGATCCAGCAACAATCCAGCAGAAGAGCGATGCCAAGTGGAGGGAGGTGTGTGGATGGGGAAGAGAGCGGGGGCACAGTATCCAAGGCTGAGGCTGTAGTCAGACAGTCCTGGGTTAAGATTCCAGCTCTGCTGCTTCTCACCTGGGCTTCAGCTGCTCTGAACTCTGAAAGACATTGTAAAACCAGGTTCGAATATGTTGACTGTTCTTAATTACTTTTGGTTATTACTGTTCTCTAGACCAGGGGGCaacaaacattttctttaaaagccAGATACCACTATTTTAGGCAGTGCAAACCATGCTGCCTTTGTCATGACTCGTCAGCTCTTCAGCTCTGTAGCTCTGTGGTTGTGTTGTGAAAGCAGCTTTAGCAAATggacatggctgtgttccaataaaactttatttaaaaaacaggcagtgggcccCTAGGccatagtttgcccactcctgaTCTAGATCAGTGCTGTCCAGTAGACCTTTCCACAGTGAAAAAAATGCTCTGTGTCTGCATTGTCCAATAGGGTAGCCCATAGCCACATGtgattattgaacacttacttaaTAAGAGCCAGTTCCTAGTGTAATTGAGGAACTGAATCTTTTATCTAATTTTAATTAATCTTAAATAGCCACACATGCTCAGTGATGACTGTACTGGACTTCCTTTGGTAGCTTGCAGTTACCTTCAGTTCCTTTGAGCTGCATTTACATAATCCTGCAGAGTGGACTTGGGAGGttttgtccattttacagatgaggaaacggaggcctAGAGAAGGGAGGTGATCTACCCCAAATCACAGAGTGAGGAATAAAACCCATTTCTGATGACTTCTAGTCCAGCAAGAAGACTTTGACCCTTCCTTGCCTCCCTGCCCTCTcaggcagggccaccctcaggGTTTGCATCCCTGACCTCTCcctccacctgtcctccccacccctcaccccaccctgccAGGTCTCCCACACTTTCTCCAACTACCCGCCCGGCGTCCGCTACATCTGGTTTCAGCACGGCGGCGTGGACACTCACTACTGGGCCGGCTGGTACGGCCCGAGGGTCACGAACAGCAGCATCACCATTGGGCCCCCTCTGCCCTGACACCCCATCTGCCAAACCCCGACTGGTGAACTGCTGCCAGAGCAGGGCTGGGCTTGGGCAGGGAGGTAGACCAGGCTCCCCCAGACTTCCTAGTTCATCGTCGCCCCCCAGTGACCTCTTCTTTGCAGAGCCTCTTGGATTGTGCAGCCCTCAGATGCTATGAGAGGCCAGCTCTCCACCCAGAGTCTCAACCTGAATGATGGCAGGGGAGTCCTACATGGCCCCCTGTAAGCTGGGGGCCCTGAGGTTAGGGACGTGCAGGGTGTTCCCCAGGCTCCT
The sequence above is a segment of the Manis pentadactyla isolate mManPen7 chromosome 4, mManPen7.hap1, whole genome shotgun sequence genome. Coding sequences within it:
- the LOC118932100 gene encoding F-box only protein 44 isoform X1; the protein is MAVGNINELPESILLELFTHMPARQLLLHCRLVCSLWRDLIDLVTLWKRKCLREGFITEDWDQPVADWKIFYFLRSLHRNLLHNPCAEEGFEFWSLDVNGGDEWKVEDLSGDQRKEFPNDQVKKYFVTSYYTCLKSQVVDLKAEGYWEELMDTTRPDIKVKDWFAARPDCGSKYQLCVQLLSSAHAPLGTFQPDPATIQQKSDAKWREVSHTFSNYPPGVRYIWFQHGGVDTHYWAGWYGPRVTNSSITIGPPLP
- the LOC118932100 gene encoding uncharacterized protein LOC118932100 isoform X2, producing the protein MAVGNINELPESILLELFTHMPARQLLLHCRLVCSLWRDLIDLVTLWKRKCLREGFITEDWDQPVADWKIFYFLRSLHRNLLHNPCAEEGFEFWSLDVNGGDEWKVEDLSGDQRKEFPNDQHLPQVPGGGPQSRRVLGGADGHHTAGHQGQGLVRSQTRLRFQVPAVCSASVIGACASGDLPARSSNNPAEERCQVEGGLPHFLQLPARRPLHLVSARRRGHSLLGRLVRPEGHEQQHHHWAPSALTPHLPNPDW